The following coding sequences are from one Paenibacillus sp. JDR-2 window:
- a CDS encoding DJ-1/PfpI family protein, producing the protein MQKRRNVAILIYDNVEVLDFTGPFEVFITGSNRGQDFHVFTVAEHNSPVTALGNLSVNPAYTIHDCPKPDVVLIPGGWGSRQEMHNKVLTDWIRKCADESELLLSVCTGALILAKAGVLEGLKLTTNRLATEELRQVAPASAEISETARYVDNGKIIMSAGISAGIDMSLYVISRLHGEERALHTAKLMEYDWVPKEHS; encoded by the coding sequence ATGCAGAAGAGAAGAAATGTAGCTATTCTGATCTACGACAACGTTGAAGTGCTGGATTTTACGGGACCGTTTGAAGTGTTTATTACGGGCAGCAATCGCGGGCAGGATTTCCATGTGTTCACCGTGGCGGAGCATAACAGTCCCGTTACGGCCCTAGGCAATCTGAGCGTCAATCCGGCCTATACCATTCATGACTGTCCCAAGCCCGATGTCGTGCTTATCCCCGGCGGCTGGGGCTCCCGTCAGGAAATGCACAACAAGGTGCTGACCGATTGGATCAGGAAATGCGCTGACGAGTCGGAGTTGCTGCTATCCGTCTGCACCGGCGCGCTGATCCTTGCGAAGGCAGGAGTGCTGGAAGGGCTGAAGCTGACGACGAATCGTCTTGCAACCGAGGAGCTGAGGCAGGTCGCGCCGGCATCCGCCGAAATCTCCGAGACCGCCAGATACGTAGATAACGGGAAAATCATAATGTCCGCCGGCATTTCGGCCGGCATCGATATGTCCCTCTATGTCATCAGCCGGCTTCATGGCGAGGAGAGGGCCCTGCACACCGCAAAGCTGATGGAATATGATTGGGTGCCAAAAGAGCATTCTTGA